A genomic segment from Gossypium hirsutum isolate 1008001.06 chromosome D04, Gossypium_hirsutum_v2.1, whole genome shotgun sequence encodes:
- the LOC107899481 gene encoding uncharacterized protein, giving the protein MVCIACLLPLFLVPIVNILPLLFDFVMGKIYRLLGWEYRKPERAPPACPYKPAAKLENNSKVTPETEPGAPESSSKPVGMTNGKQD; this is encoded by the exons ATG GTTTGTATAGCTTGCCTGTTGCCGCTCTTCCTCGTCCCGATCGTCAACATTTTGCCTCTTCTTTTCGATTTCGTCAtg GGTAAAATTTACAGGCTTCTTGGATGGGAATACCGTAAACCAGAGAGAGCACCGCCGGCGTGTCCGTATAAACCGGCTGCCAAACTGGAAAACAATAGTAAA GTGACCCCAGAAACAGAACCAGGTGCACCAGAGTCTAGTTCGAAACCCGTTGGTATGACCAATGGCAAGCAAGATTGA